In Anopheles gambiae chromosome 2, idAnoGambNW_F1_1, whole genome shotgun sequence, a single window of DNA contains:
- the LOC1281959 gene encoding ubiquitin carboxyl-terminal hydrolase 32 isoform X5 codes for MQIETTYQSNATNSPNNSTTNCSNNNNNNQTVANRNNHQQQLQWSRYQVSLFGQNDRVSFEQFKSWIQMHRGATALSKWLLQDACVNLSSELETPTFYQSLAGVTHLEEQDIGDLEKVFWLLKGAAVTGQLDLESLGPLVSPPVPRAALGGVFLAFDENHDGHIDFKELCCGVSAACRGPSVERSKFCFKVFDIDRDGVLSFVEIRQMVDILLSVARESNAAIYRNLTHERVLAELYRRATRADEGKANGNETDIISASNVPEFKFTQEDFLIWSIESSSNLVQPFLDLLFEVCHIVLGLRPQCRHLEGDIVRGWLSREVRRGYKVGQFWYLISSDWWQHWSQYTHLSSPSSSCVHCKTTGTSYANNRAIAGAGGVPSLMPNGGTSNGGAVDEAMICDESFTSNSTESMGDLLGTGDSSSLGSGSSGISYGRHAGSAPGTIDNSCLIAPNIYKQIPTLTGEGGRLKRDLTLVQHRDFELVPDSLWKALAQWYGGPLPLPRQVIQPHSNAGDVELELYPLNLRILRHQSQPPPHQQQHGQMGGNSAWASMSGGYGALTTGSYPTTVSSVPTVLHPPKKYLAYTAAFSRLATVKQVAEFLCQRLKLKPEDIRLWHLVPTPTGISEFPYLLEEDHLTLHELSIGDNDQVLLEIRNKDLTWPEELGSLALSQGSGSTSMDRRGTVASIQSQHPPGATGLHNLGNTCFMNAALQVLFNTQPLTQYFIQKKHLYELNTSNKMGTKGQLVLRYAELLRDVWTASTRSIAPLKLRFCVTKHAPQFSGGGQHDSQELLDWLLDSLHEDLNRVMEKPYTELKDSDGRSDVIVATEAWSQHHARNQSIIVDLFYGQLKSKVTCQGCGRDSVRFDPFSLLSLPLPVENYTYCEVLVMLLDGSVPVKYGLRLNSEMKYWDLKKHLSELCGLEPDQMLICELSNSQIRLVLPNEHRIKPSTACELYAYELPKVDSVLRSRAGSELGINIEKGLKDIQRNQALLLPSLDPHQLTTSSINTTISSTSSSASSSSSTATADDTAAITGRKPGGSSTGRTGDDGGATLLTNGILYNGGEGGGGGAGGGGGGGAGGGSGTTMANRRTSATSKVSRCFGNTLCMPPNMLCFKHIPEISTSPDSTFIYGAGQYSELTGYGTNGYGNANSAIGNHQHASATQQPSKDPNRSKTISTTNLLNNADNGWSNGSGAGGYDSPNAHHLHHPYDCNDCDNVYMGEDMPPYGDQQQHGDAISLSAISKRPHPLGGGTAGGLAGQRKTNYLIAVHRKLSRQDTYFLSHHKSKPGLFGVPLLIPCYDGVTNKELYCSVWLQVARLLSPLPPTPPDQSNHATDCDDSLGYDFPFTLRAVGSGGRMCALCPWSRFCRGCEIPCNDEPLLQGLICSAPGSASNSSTPNLSSREQTPTLRRKFYAANSSGSSSLDGTTNQHQQQQQPASMGSLPGTSSSPISSLQSSINARSIQIAIDWDPTALHLRYQSTRERLWTVHESVAVCRKQQTEPVDLDHCLRAFTSEEKLEQWYHCSHCKQKKPATKKLQIWKLPPILIVHLKRFNYVNGKWVKSQKVVNFPYEDFDPTPYLASVPQETILRHRDLLEGVASGPRGDGRNRDCHEEFVEFDREMSMIDEASDEISLSSLRINGVKGSSDGGDSDDCGNNNNRQSDQLADEEQRSSIIIPAIAGSNHVASARHLHESDLMAGGGSSSYAGGSDSPAASTSTVRIKSASSVRSSDSTRRQRLVSTSLTKTPVIDGEFTDFHKHHLKPECDPFELKYQLYAAVCHSGMLNGGHYISYAANPNGSWYCYNDSSCREIPTRPKIDPSTAYLLFYERRDLDYGPYLPKVDGRQLPSEGLLDIDDSDNDLKKMCSLM; via the exons ATGCAAATAGAAACGACCTACCAAAGCAATGCCACCAACAGCCccaacaacagcaccaccaactgtagcaataataacaataacaatcaaaCGGTCGCGAACAGAAAcaatcaccagcagcagctgcaatgGAGCCGATATCAGGTGTCACTGTTCGGCCAGAACGATCGCGTCTCGTTCGAGCAGTTCAAATCGTGGATACAGATGCACCGCGGCGCAACGGCCCTGTCCAAATGGTTGCTGCAGGATGCGTGCGTCAATCTCAGCTCGGAGCTGGAAACGCCCACCTTTTACCAGAGCTTGGCCGGCGTGACGCACCTGGAGGAGCAGGACATTGGCGACCTGGAGAAGGTGTTTTGGCTGCTGAAGGGAGCCGCTGTCACTGGGCAGCTGGATCTGGAATCGCTGGGCCCGCTGGTCAGCCCTCCCGTCCCGAGAGCCGCCCTCGGGGGTGTATTTCTGGCGTTTGACGAGAACCACGACGGGCACATCGATTTCAAGGAGCTGTGCTGTGGCGTGAGTGCTGCCTGCCGCGGGCCCAGTGTGGAGCGTAGCAAGTTTTGCTTTAAAGTATTCGACATCGATCGGGACGGTGTGTTGAGCTTTGTGGAAATCCGGCAGATGGTGGACATACTGCTATCGGTGGCACGGGAGTCGAACGCTGCCATTTACCGGAATCTGACCCACGAACGGGTGCTCGCCGAGCTGTACCGGCGGGCAACGCGGGCAGATGAAGGTAAAGCCAATGGCAACGAAACCGATATCATCAGCGCATCAAACGTTCCCGAGTTTAAGTTCACCCAGGAAGACTTTCTGATATGGAGCATCGAGAGCAGCTCGAATCTGGTTCAACCGTTTCTAGATCTGCTGTTCGAAGTGTGCCACATCGTATTGGGATTGCGTCCCCAGTGCCGCCATCTGGAAGGCGACATAGTTCGGGGATGGTTGTCGCGGGAGGTTCGTCGGGGCTACAAGGTGGGACAGTTTTGGTATTTAATATCGTCCGACTGGTGGCAGCACTGGTCGCAGTACACGCACCTGTCGTCGCCCAGCTCGTCCTGTGTGCACTGCAAGACAACGGGCACAAGCTATGCGAACAATCGCGCCATTGCCGGCGCTGGCGGAGTGCCTTCGCTGATGCCAAACGGCGGAACGAGCAACGGAGGAGCGGTGGATGAGGCAATGATCTGTGATGAAAGCTTTACGTCCAATTCGACCGAGAGTATGGGCGATTTGCTGGGGACGGGAGATTCATCTAGTCTGGGCTCGGGAAGCAGCGGAATTTCGTACGGTCGGCATGCAGGCAGCGCGCCCGGAACGATCGACAACAGTTGTCTGATAGCACCGAACATTTACAAGCAGATTCCAACGCTGACCGGCGAAGGGGGTCGCTTAAAGCGTGATCTTACGCTGGTGCAGCACCGAGACTTTGAGCTAGTGCCGGACTCGCTCTGGAAAGCGCTAGCTCAATGGTATGGCGGGCCGCTGCCCTTGCCAAGACAGGTCATTCAGCCCCACAGCAATGCGGGAGACGTCGAGCTGGAGCTCTATCCGTTGAATTTGAGAATACTGCGCCACCAGAGCCAACCGCCAccgcaccagcaacagcacggCCAAATGGGAGGTAACAGCGCGTGGGCCAGCATGTCCGGTGGGTACGGTGCACTAACGACCGGAAGCTATCCGACCACGGTTTCCTCGGTACCGACGGTTTTGCATCCGCCGAAGAAGTATCTCGCTTACACGGCTGCGTTCAGCCGGCTGGCTACCGTGAAGCAAGTGGCCGAGTTCCTATGCCAAAGATTGAAGCTAAAACCGGAGGACATTCGGCTCTGGCACCTGGTACCGACGCCGACGGGTATCAGCGAGTTCCCGTACCTACTGGAGGAAGATCACTTGACGCTGCACGAATTGTCGATCGGCGACAACGATCAAGTGCTGCTGGAGATCCGTAACAAGGACCTGACCTGGCCGGAAGAGCTCGGATCGTTGGCTCTTTCGCAGGGCTCGGGCAGCACTAGTATGGATCGGCGCGGGACTGTTGCCTCGATCCAGTCGCAGCATCCGCCGGGCGCAACGGGACTGCACAACCTGGGCAATACATGCTTCATGAATGCGGCGCTGCAGGTCCTGTTCAATACGCAGCCCCTTACGCAGTACTTCATACAGAAGAAGCACCTGTACGAGCTGAACACGTCGAACAAGATGGGCACGAAAGGGCAGCTGGTGCTGCGGTACGCTGAACTATTGCGCGACGTTTGGACGGCCTCCACCCGCTCGATCGCTCCGCTGAAGTTGCGCTTTTGCGTCACGAAGCATGCGCCTCAGTTTTCCGGCGGAGGGCAGCACGATTCGCAGGAGCTGCTTGATTGGCTGCTAGACTCGCTGCACGAGGACTTGAACCGGGTAATGGAGAAACCGTACACGGAGCTGAAAGACTCGGACGGCCGGTCGGACGTGATCGTGGCAACGGAAGCCTGGAGTCAGCATCATGCTCGCAACCAGAGCATCATCGTCGATTTGTTTTACGGGCAGTTAAAGTCGAAGGTAACATGCCAGGGCTGTGGACGTGATTCGGTGCGTTTCGATCCGTTCAGCTTGCTGAGCCTACCGCTGCCGGTGGAAAACTACACCTACTGTGAGGTTCTCG TGATGCTGCTGGATGGTTCCGTACCGGTCAAGTATGGTCTGCGATTGAACTCGGAAATGAAATACTGGGATCTGAAGAAACATCTGAGCGAGCTGTGCGGGCTCGAACCGGATCAGATGCTGATCTGTGAGTTGTCCAACTCCCAAATACGGCTTGTACTACCAAACGAGCATCGCATTAAGCCGAGTACCGCGTGTGAGCTGTATGCGTACGAGCTGCCAAAGGTCGACAGTGTGCTCCGATCCCGCGCCGGTTCCGAGCTTGGCATAAATATAGAGAAAGGGCTGAAGGACATACAGCGGAATCAAG CTCTTCTACTACCATCATTAGACCCGCACCAGCTCACGACCAGCTCGATCAACACGACGATCTCGTCCACATCGTCGTCcgcgtcctcctcctcctcgacgGCCACGGCAGACGATACGGCGGCCATAACTGGGCGCAAGCCGGGCGGCTCCTCCACAGGTCGTaccggtgatgatggtggagcCACACTGCTAACGAACGGCATTCTCTACAATGGTGGTGAAGGcgggggaggaggagcaggaggtggaggaggaggaggtgccggtggcggcagcggaaCGACGATGGCTAACCGTAGGACCTCGGCCACGTCGAAGGTAAGCCGGTGCTTTGGCAACACACTCTGCATGCCCCCGAATATGTTGTGCTTCAAG CACATTCCGGAAATAAGCACCAGTCCGGACAGCACGTTCATTTACGGGGCCGGTCAGTACAGCGAACTCACCGGGTACGGTACCAATGGGTATGGGAACGCGAACAGCGCTATCGGGAATCATCAGCACGCGTCCGCCACCCAGCAGCCATCGAAAGATCCGAACCGATCGAAGACGATATCGACCACCAATTTGTTGAACAATGCCGATAACGGTTGGAGCAACGGGAGCGGTGCAGGGGGGTATGATTCCCCGAACGCGCACCACCTACACCATCCGTACGATTGTAACGATTGCGATAACGTTTACATGGGAGAGGACATGCCCCCTTACGGTGACCAACAACAGCATGGCGATGCGATAAGTCTAAGTGCAATTAGTAAGCGACCGCACCCGCTCGGCGGTGGTACGGCAGGCGGACTGGCCGGACAGCGCAAGACCAACTATCTGATCGCGGTGCACCGCAAGCTCAGCCGGCAGGATACGTACTTCCTGTCGCATCACAAATCCAAACCCGGCCTGTTCggcgtgccgctgctgattcCTTGCTATGACGGTGTCACCAACAAAGAGCTGTACTGCTCGGTCTGGTTGCAGGTGGCCCGTTTACTCAGCCCACTGCCTCCAACGCCGCCCGACCAATCGAACCACGCAACGGACTG TGATGATAGTCTAGGGTACGATTTTCCGTTCACGTTGCGAGCGGTCGGAAGCGGTGGCCGTATGTGTGCCCTCTGCCCGTGGTCACGTTTTTGCCGTGGTTGTGAGATTCCGTGTAATGATGAACCGCTGCTGCAAGGGTTGATTTGTTCGGCGCCCGGGTCAGCAA GCAATAGCTCCACACCAAATCTATCCTCCCGTGAACAAACTCCGACGCTTCGACGAAAGTTTTACGCAGCGAACTCGTCCGGCAGCTCGTCTTTGGACGGAACGACcaatcagcatcagcagcaacagcagccagcATCGATGGGCTCGTTACCGGGGACGTCTTCCTCGCCGATCTCGTCATTGCAGAGCTCGATCAATGCTCGATCCATCCAAATTGCCATAGACTGGGATCCAACTGCGCTCCATTTACGTTACCAAAGTACACGCGAACGG TTATGGACCGTACACGAATCGGTGGCCGTATGCCGCAAACAGCAGACGGAACCGGTGGATCTGGATCACTGCCTGCGCGCGTTTACCTCAGAGGAGAAGCTGGAACAATGGTACCACTGTTCGCATTGCAAGCAAAAGAAGCCGGCCACCAAAAAGCTGCAGATCTGGAAACTGCCTCCCATATTG ATTGTGCACCTGAAGCGCTTCAACTACGTCAACGGCAAGTGGGTAAAGTCGCAAAAGGTAGTCAATTTCCCGTACGAAGATTTCGACCCAACGCCATACCTTGCGTCGGTGCCGCAGGAAACGATTCTTCGGCATCGTGACCTGCTCGAAGGCGTAGCGTCCGGTCCGCGTGGCGATGGACGCAATCGCGACTGTCACGAAGAGTTTGTTGAGTTTGATCGCGAAATGTCCATGATCGATGAGGCGAGTGATGAGATTTCGCTGTCCTCGCTGCGGATCAATGGCGTCAAGGGGAGCAGCGACGGTGGCGATAGCGACGATTGTGGCAATAACAATAATCGGCAATCGGATCAGTTGGCGGATGAGGAACAGAGGAGCAGTATTATAATACCGGCCATTGCCGGTTCCAATCATGTGGCTAGTGCGCGTCACCTGCACGAGAGCGACTTGATGGCAGGCGGAGGCAGTAGTTCTTACGCCGGCGGTAGCGATAGTCCGGCAGCCTCGACGTCCACTGTTCGAATAAAGTCGGCCAGCTCGGTTCGGAGCAGCGATTCCACGCGACGACAGCGGTTAGTGTCGACGAGTCTGACGAAGACTCCGGTCATCGACGGAGAGTTTACAGATTTCCACAAACACCACCTGAAGCCGGAGTGTGATCCCTTCGAGTTGAAGTATCAACTGTATGCCGCAGTG TGTCACTCTGGAATGCTTAACGGGGGACATTACATCTCGTATGCGGCCAATCCGAACGGGTCGTGGTACTGCTACAATGATAGCTCCTGTCGGGAGATACCAACGCGGCCAAAGATCGATCCTAGCACGGCCTACCTGCTGTTTTACGAGCGGCGCGATCTCGACTACGGGCCGTACCTACCAAAGGTAGATGGAAGGCAACTGCCAAGCGAAGGCCTGCTCGACATCGATGACAGTGATAATGATTTGAAAAAGATGTGCTCGTTAATGTAA